The window TCATCCAGCAGCACGCCAATCTGTGCTTCAATCCGGTCGAGGGCCACCGATTTGGCCAGCACCGTGACCACAATCTCCTCCTGGTAGCCCTGCGCCTGGTCGGTCACCATATAATCGTTGTTGAGGGCCGGCGGCTGGCCGGCATCGGCTGCCAACATATAGTCGTCGGTGAACTCAAAGATATTGGCGGTATACAAACTGGGCTCAATGCGGTAAAGATAACTGACAATGTCGGTGATTTCATGGGGCTGGCAGTTAATAAACACCAAACTGCCAAAGGAGAACAAATAAACCGCCTTGTTCTCCGGCTGCCGGATAATGCCCTGGAGCGTGGTTTCCCGCAGGACCAGCGAGTCTTCCCATTTAAATTTTCGGTTGATCCCAAAATGCCGGGCAATTTTTCCTAAATCAATCTCACTTGCCAGAACAACTGCTTTAAAATCAGTCTGCCCCATTACTCATTCCCCGCCCCATCTTATCCAGTCACATCTCCAAATATTCCATCTTCTACGCCCCATGCCCCACTACCCACCTCTCATACCCCCGCTCATACCTCATACCTCATACCTCATACCTCATACTTCATACTTCATACCTTATACTTCATATTTATTATTTCATTCATACACCCTTGTCCGGCCATCATCTTTCGGCGTATAATTTGTCATATATTACATAAAAGGAGAATAGGTTATGACCGGATACAGCACAGGAGTTCTTGCTGCCTTTATTCTTTACCTTATCGGCATGATGCTGATCGGCGTGATCTACTACCGTAAAACGCACAGCATGTCGGAATACATTCTCGGCGGCCGCCAGCTTGGCGCCTGGGTCACTTCCATGAGCGCCGAAGCGTCGGACATGAGCGGCTGGATGCTCATGGGCCTGCCCGGCTTTGCCTACTCCTCCGGCCTCCAGGCCGGCTGGATCGCCTTAGGCCTGATTTTGGGCACCTGGGCCAACTGGGTGTTTGTGGCCAAGCGGCTGCGCAAGTACACCCAGATTGCCAACGACTCCCTCACCCTTCCCGACTATTTCCAAAACCGGTTCCGCGATACCTCACAAACCCTGCGCATCGTTTCCGCCATTTTTATCCTGATATTTTTCCTTATTTACACTTCGTCCGGGTTTGTGGCCGGCGGCAAGCTGTTTCACACTGTTTTCGGCATCCCGTACGCCTGGGCAATGGTCGTCGGCGCCTTCGTCATCGTCTTCTATACTTTCCTGGGCGGCTTCATGGCCGTATGCTGGACCGACTTTGTCCAGGGCGTTATGATGTTTTTCGCCATCCTGGTTGTACCGATCGCCGCCATGATGCTGATCGGCGGCCCGGCCGCCACCTACAACACCCTTCACACTTTAAACAGCGAGCTTTTTAACCCCTTTACCAACCCGGACGGCAAACCCCTGTCCATAGTGGCCATTGTTTCCCTCCTGGCCTGGGGCCTCGGTTATTTCGGCCAGCCGCACATCCTGGTGCGATTCATGGCCATCCGTTCTTCCGCCGAAATCAAACATGCCACCCGCATCGCCATGACTTG of the Thermosinus carboxydivorans Nor1 genome contains:
- a CDS encoding RMD1 family protein; this translates as MGQTDFKAVVLASEIDLGKIARHFGINRKFKWEDSLVLRETTLQGIIRQPENKAVYLFSFGSLVFINCQPHEITDIVSYLYRIEPSLYTANIFEFTDDYMLAADAGQPPALNNDYMVTDQAQGYQEEIVVTVLAKSVALDRIEAQIGVLLDEVEDIITYLEEGRLTVSDRQLAQLSARILGFKYNTISYIMLLDKPDIAWASEEADALYAELSTIFELDDRYEIIRHKTQTLMDITEVFSGLSHARRGTLLEWAVIILITIEICLSLFEIFFLNR
- the putP gene encoding sodium/proline symporter PutP, coding for MTGYSTGVLAAFILYLIGMMLIGVIYYRKTHSMSEYILGGRQLGAWVTSMSAEASDMSGWMLMGLPGFAYSSGLQAGWIALGLILGTWANWVFVAKRLRKYTQIANDSLTLPDYFQNRFRDTSQTLRIVSAIFILIFFLIYTSSGFVAGGKLFHTVFGIPYAWAMVVGAFVIVFYTFLGGFMAVCWTDFVQGVMMFFAILVVPIAAMMLIGGPAATYNTLHTLNSELFNPFTNPDGKPLSIVAIVSLLAWGLGYFGQPHILVRFMAIRSSAEIKHATRIAMTWVVLSLAAAVLVGMVGRVYLKQPLTGADVETVFLVMANDLFSSFFAGVVLSAVLAAIMSTASSQLLVTASAFSQDFYKALIRPTASEHELVWISRLTVVAVTALGVLLGLDPNNFILDLVAYAWAGFGAAFGPMILMSLFWKRMTRNGALAGIIVGGLTVLIWKQFAWLGLYEIVPGFAFSLLAIYIVSLLDDPPAQEIMDEFEKVNNSDI